The stretch of DNA CGACGAGCATCGTGAGGTCCTGCGCGAGAGAGACGCCGAGCTGCGCGAGCTGGCGCGCAGCGAGCTGCCCGCGCTCGAGGCGCGCCTGGCCGCACTCGACGCGACGCTCAAGCACCTCCTCCTCCCCAAGGACCCCAACGACGAGCGCAACACCGTGCTCGAAATCCGGGCCGGCACCGGCGGCGACGAGGCGAGCCTCTTCGCCGCCGAGCTCTTCCGCATGTACTCGCGCTACGCCGAGCGGCACGGCTGGCGCGTCGAGGTGCTGTCCTCGAGCCCGACCGGCCTCGGTGGCTTCAAGGAGGTGATCGCGCTCGTGCAGGGGAAGGGCGCCTTCAGCCGCCTGAAATTCGAGGGCGGGGTGCACCGCGTGCAGCGCGTGCCGGTGACCGAGACGCAGGGGCGCATCCACACCTCGGCGGTGACCGTCGCGGTGCTGCCCGAGGCCGAGGATGTCGAGGTGGAGCTGGCCGACAAGGACCTCCGCATCGACGTGTACCGCTCCTCGGGCCCGGGCGGGCAGAGCGTCAACACGACCGACTCCGCCGTGCGCGTGACGCACCTGCCGACCGGGCTCGTCGTCACCTGCCAGGACGAGAAGTCGCAGCACAAGAACAAGTCGAAGGCGCTCAAGATCCTGCGCGCCCGGCTCCTCGAGCGCGCGCGCAGCGAGCAGCAGAGCGAGATCGCCGCCAATCGCAAGGCGATGGTCGGCTCTGGCGACCGCTCGGAGAAGATCCGCACCTACAACTTCCCGCAGAGCCGGGTGACCGACCACCGTGTCAACCTGACCCTCCACACCCTCGACCGCGTGCTCGACGGCGACATCGACCCGATCGTGGACGCGCTCGTCGTGCGCCAGCAGGCCGAGGCGCTGGCGGCGGCGGGCTGATGGGCGCGGCGGCGGCGTTCGTGACGCTGGGCGACGCGCTCGCGGCGGCGATCGCTCGCCTGGCGGCGGCCGGCGTGCCGGAGCCGCGCGCGGACGCCGAGGTCCTGCTCGCGCGCGCGCTCGACACGACGCGCGCCGGCCTGGTCGTCGGGGCGCGGCGCCCGCTGCCCGAGACGGCGGCCCGGGACTTCGCCGCGCTCGTCGGCCGCCGAGCGGGGCGCGAGCCGCTCCACTACATCCTCGGCGAGCGCGAGTTCTGGTCGCTCCCGCTCGCGGTGGATCGCCGCGTCCTCGTCCCGCGGCCGGAGACCGAGCTGGTGGTGGAAACGGCGCTCCGCCTGGCGCCCGCGGGGCGGCGCGTCCTCGACGTCGGCACCGGCAGCGGGGCGATCGCGGCCGCGCTCGCGCGCGAGCTGCCCGCCGCACGGGTGTGGGCGAGCGACGTCGATACCGATGCGCTCGCCGTGGCGCGCGCGAACCTCGCCCGGCAGGCGCCGGGCGTGGCGCTGGTCTGCGGCGACCTTCTCGCGCCCTTTCGCACCGCGGCCTTCGACCTGGTGGCCGCGAACCCGCCCTACGTGGCCGACGCGGAGCTCGGCGGGCTCGCGCCGGAGGTGCGCGACCACGAGCCGCGTGTGGCGCTCGCGGCGGGGCCGGACGGGCTTGCGGCGCTCGGCCGCCTGATGGCCGAGGCACCGCGCGTGCTCGCGCCGGGCGGCTGGCTCGTGGTGGAGGTGGGGGCGGGGCAGGCGGCCGCCGTGCGGCGCCTGGCGGAGGAGGCCGGCGCCGAGAGGCGCCAAGCTGGCCGACGGGGTCTGGGGCGCGCGGCGCGAGCCGCGCGGGCGTTTGTACGCAGCGCGCGCAGCGCGCGAGCACCGGACGGGCCCCCAGCGGAGTTAGACACGAGCGGCTTCGTCCGCGTCGAGGTGGTCCGCGATCACGCCGGCATCGAGCGCGTGCTCGCCGTGTGCTGGGGAGGGGGCGGATGGACACGATCGTGATCCGGGGGGGCGCCGAGCTCGAGGGCGAGGTGATGGTGAGCGGGTCCAAGAACGCGGCGCTGCCGCTCCTCTTCGCGACCCTGCTCACGCGCGAGCGCTCGGTGGTGCGGAACGTGCCCGCGCTGGCCGACGTGCGCACCGCGATCCAGGTGCTCGAGCACCTGGGCGCGCGCGTCACGCAGAGCGCCGACGGGCACGAGGTGGCGGTCGAGCCGGGCGCCGTCGCGTGCACCGAGGCGCCCTACGAGCTGGTGAAGACGATGCGCGCCTCCTTCCTCGTGCTGGGGCCGCTCCTCGCCCGCTTCGGCCACGCCCGCGTCTCGACCCCGGGCGGCTGCGCCATCGGCGCGCGACCCGTCGACCTCCACCTGAGCGGCCTCCAGAAGCTCGGGGCGCGGCTCCGCATCAGCGAGGGCTACGTGGAGGCCGAGGCGGACCGTCTCCGCGGCGCGAAGATCGTGCTCGACTTCCCCTCGGTGGGGGCGACGCAGCAGCTCATGATGGCCGCCGCGCTCGCTGAGGGGACGACCGTGCTCGAGAACGCGGCGCGCGAGCCGGAGAACATCTGCCTGGCGCGCGCGCTCGCGCGCATGGGGGCCGGCGTCCGGGGCGCGGGCACCTCGGAGGTGACGATCGAGGGGTGCCCCGAGCTGGGCGGCGGCGAGCACGCCGTCATCCCGGATCGCATCGAGGCAGGTACCTTCATGGTCGCGGCGGCGGTGACCGGCGGCGCGGTGCAGGTGACCGGGGCGCCCGCCGATCATCTCGAGGCGTTCCTCGCCAAGCTCGGCGAGGCGGGTGTGGCGGTGCGCGAGCGCGAGAGCGGCATTCGCGTCGAGGGCAACGGCAAGCTCGCCGCCGTCGACGTGAAGACCATGCCCTATCCCGGCTTCCCGACCGACCTCCAGGCGCAGTTCATGACCCTCATGACGCGCGCCACCGGCACCAGCACGCTCACCGAGACGATCTTCGAGAACCGCTTCCTGCACGCGCAGGAGCTGGTGCGCATGGGTGCCGACATCCACGTGGACGGCAACCACGCCATCGTGCGCGGGCCGCAGTCGCTCTCGGGCGCGCCCGTGATGGCGACCGATCTGCGCGCCAGCGTCTGCCTCGTGCTGGCCGGGCTGGCGGCCCGCGGCACGACGCGCGTGTCGCGCGTCTACCACCTGGACCGTGGCTACGAGCACGTCGAGGCGAAGCTCTCGGCGCTCGGCGCCGACATCGCGCGCGAGCGGGCGGCGGCGTGAAGGCGGCGCGGCTCATCGTGACGGCCGACAGCGCCCGCGCTCGGGTGCGCCTGGCGCGGCTCGCCGCCCGCGGCGAGGCCGCTGGCGGGCGGGTCGAGGCGGACGTGCGCCGCATCATCGCCCGCGTCCGGCGCGCCGGTGACGGCGCGCTCCTCGCCTTCACGCGCCGCTTCGACGGCGTGACCCTCCGGCGCGGCGCGCTGCGCGTCCCGAAGGAGGCGATGGCGGCGGCGTACTCGAGCCTGCCGGGGCGCGTGCGCGGCGACCTCGAGCTCGCGGCGCGCCGCATCCGCGTCTTCCACGCGCGCCAGCGCGAGCGCTCGTGGTCCTTCCGCGACGCGAGCGGAGCGCGCCTCGGCCAGCGCATCGAGCCGCTCGCGCGCGTGGGCGTCTACGTGCCCGGCGGCCGGGCGGCGTACCCGTCGACCGTGCTCATGACCGTCATCCCGGCGCGCGTCGCGGGCGTCGGCGAGGTGATTGCCGTCTCGCCGGTCGGGAAGGACGGCGACGCGCCGATCATCCTCGCCGCCTGCCACCTGGCCGGCGTGGACAGCCTCTTCCGGATCGGTGGCGCGCAGGCGGTGGCGGCGCTCGCGTACGGCACCGAGAGCGTACCGCGTGTCGACAAGATCGTCGGGCCGGGGAACGTCTGGGTGGCCACCGCGAAGCGCCTCTCCTTCGGCCAGGTCGACATCGACTCGATCGCGGGGCCGAGCGAGGTGCTGGTGGTGGCCGACGGCGGGGCCGACGCCGAGCTGGTCGCCGCCGACATGCTGGCGCAGGCCGAGCACGACCCGCTGGCGGCGGCAATCTGCGTGACCCCGGACCGCCGGCTCGCGGCGCGAGTGGCGGCCGCGCTCGACCGCCAGCTCGCGAGCCTCCCGCGGCGCGCGGTCGCGGCGCGCGCGCTCGCCAACTTCGGCGCCATCGTGGT from Deltaproteobacteria bacterium encodes:
- the prfA gene encoding peptide chain release factor 1 — its product is DEHREVLRERDAELRELARSELPALEARLAALDATLKHLLLPKDPNDERNTVLEIRAGTGGDEASLFAAELFRMYSRYAERHGWRVEVLSSSPTGLGGFKEVIALVQGKGAFSRLKFEGGVHRVQRVPVTETQGRIHTSAVTVAVLPEAEDVEVELADKDLRIDVYRSSGPGGQSVNTTDSAVRVTHLPTGLVVTCQDEKSQHKNKSKALKILRARLLERARSEQQSEIAANRKAMVGSGDRSEKIRTYNFPQSRVTDHRVNLTLHTLDRVLDGDIDPIVDALVVRQQAEALAAAG
- the hisD gene encoding histidinol dehydrogenase, whose product is MVTADSARARVRLARLAARGEAAGGRVEADVRRIIARVRRAGDGALLAFTRRFDGVTLRRGALRVPKEAMAAAYSSLPGRVRGDLELAARRIRVFHARQRERSWSFRDASGARLGQRIEPLARVGVYVPGGRAAYPSTVLMTVIPARVAGVGEVIAVSPVGKDGDAPIILAACHLAGVDSLFRIGGAQAVAALAYGTESVPRVDKIVGPGNVWVATAKRLSFGQVDIDSIAGPSEVLVVADGGADAELVAADMLAQAEHDPLAAAICVTPDRRLAARVAAALDRQLASLPRRAVAARALANFGAIVVTRSLARALEIANRLAPEHLELAVRAPRRWLARVRHAGAVFLGQDAPEAFGDYLAGPNHVLPTGGTARFASPLGVYDFVKRTSVIEAGPRTLARLGPAVVRLARLEGLDGHGRAVERRLAGVGSPRGPAAGRGRGPKRSLAPHTPAPVRGIRVGASVSAGSRPRPAAAHRPTTPHRRGGR
- the prmC gene encoding peptide chain release factor N(5)-glutamine methyltransferase — encoded protein: MGAAAAFVTLGDALAAAIARLAAAGVPEPRADAEVLLARALDTTRAGLVVGARRPLPETAARDFAALVGRRAGREPLHYILGEREFWSLPLAVDRRVLVPRPETELVVETALRLAPAGRRVLDVGTGSGAIAAALARELPAARVWASDVDTDALAVARANLARQAPGVALVCGDLLAPFRTAAFDLVAANPPYVADAELGGLAPEVRDHEPRVALAAGPDGLAALGRLMAEAPRVLAPGGWLVVEVGAGQAAAVRRLAEEAGAERRQAGRRGLGRAARAARAFVRSARSARAPDGPPAELDTSGFVRVEVVRDHAGIERVLAVCWGGGGWTRS
- the murA gene encoding UDP-N-acetylglucosamine 1-carboxyvinyltransferase; translated protein: MDTIVIRGGAELEGEVMVSGSKNAALPLLFATLLTRERSVVRNVPALADVRTAIQVLEHLGARVTQSADGHEVAVEPGAVACTEAPYELVKTMRASFLVLGPLLARFGHARVSTPGGCAIGARPVDLHLSGLQKLGARLRISEGYVEAEADRLRGAKIVLDFPSVGATQQLMMAAALAEGTTVLENAAREPENICLARALARMGAGVRGAGTSEVTIEGCPELGGGEHAVIPDRIEAGTFMVAAAVTGGAVQVTGAPADHLEAFLAKLGEAGVAVRERESGIRVEGNGKLAAVDVKTMPYPGFPTDLQAQFMTLMTRATGTSTLTETIFENRFLHAQELVRMGADIHVDGNHAIVRGPQSLSGAPVMATDLRASVCLVLAGLAARGTTRVSRVYHLDRGYEHVEAKLSALGADIARERAAA